A genomic stretch from Saccharomyces paradoxus chromosome XVI, complete sequence includes:
- the PLC1 gene encoding phosphatidylinositol phospholipase C (Phospholipase C~similar to YPL268W): MTESAIDDQRFNFTKELQRHSCRDQGKITQKDDVVLSASYNSFQCSFNTDHKSVSSGSTVRRSIRSIFRRAAELPRVHMGPLTYSYGISELVDKKLRNDCDLSTLCRVMQRGIRMIRMTRRRRKFYEFRLINNNGQIIWKEGSKYLELDSVKDIRIGDMASTYQEEVDPKRLRSDSKLWITIIYKVSNKLKALHVVALNELDFNAFLSCICGLVKLRRELMESILLPDNSQFARIHWQITVSEKEEDEKKDTLSFADVKKLCDKFHIYVSTGQLLQFFQSADINHNGLLNYFEFEKFIKILKNRKEVNMIWSKITKPPHSHLSFENFFEFLITEQHEQLDRETAWSYFIKYREPTQLTMGQDGFTKFLKEQPYLVDVKEELYLKPLNHYFIASSHNTYLLGKQIAETPSVEGYIQVLQQGCRCVEIDIWDGENGPVVCHGFLTSAIPLKTVIRVIKKYAFITSPYPLIISLEINCNKDNQKLASLIMREVLGEQLYFAGTKTDKLPSPRELKHRILLKSKKTSEAVGGVSVSEPFPSSFSSSYESSNEQEFRMKDDSTNSSSTTNSSSMQRIKRIGLKKHVDIINDVSNISGIHGIKFRNFSLPESKTIAHCFSLNEHKVEYMIKDKYLKLSLDKHNRRYLMRVYPHALRYKSSNFNPIPFWKVGVQMVATNWQTNDIGQQLNLAMFQILDHQPDGSFKSGYVLKPKRLLPVVTKAKMIPLIYEHFEKGSDPVTVKIRILSTQLLPRLNDTSPSRNNTNSFVKIEFHTDDEPITPISIDKGLRISATEASTKSSQGNGFNPTWDAEVSITLKDTDLTFIKIMVVSEETPIASVCLKLSYLRMGYRHIPLFNMEGEQYIFCTLFIHTQIL; the protein is encoded by the coding sequence ATGACTGAAAGCGCTATAGATGACCAAAGGTTTAATTTTACAAAGGAGCTACAACGGCACTCATGCAGAGATCAAGGGAAAATAACACAAAAGGATGACGTTGTGCTTTCTGCAAGTTATAACTCTTTTCAGTGCTCTTTTAACACTGACCATAAAAGTGTAAGCAGTGGAAGCACTGTGAGAAGAAGCATAAGATCAATTTTTAGAAGAGCAGCCGAGTTGCCTAGAGTTCATATGGGGCCCCTTACTTATTCGTATGGAATAAGTGAGCTTGTtgacaaaaaattaagaaatGACTGTGATCTCAGTACGCTATGTCGCGTAATGCAAAGAGGAATCAGGATGATTAGAATGAcacgaagaagaagaaagttcTATGAATTTAGATTAATCAATAACAACGGGCAAATAATATGGAAAGAGGGTTCGAAGTACCTTGAATTAGACTCCGTTAAAGACATTAGAATCGGTGATATGGCGAGTACTTATCAAGAGGAGGTGGACCCGAAAAGATTGAGATCAGATAGTAAACTTTGGATCACCATCATTTACAAAGTATCGAATAAGTTGAAGGCGTTACACGTGGTGGCTTTGAATGAATTGGACTTTAACGCATTCTTAAGCTGCATTTGCGGTTTAGTGAAATTAAGGAGGGAATTAATGGAAAGCATACTTTTGCCTGATAATTCACAATTTGCTAGGATACATTGGCAAATAACCGTCTCTGagaaagaggaagatgagAAAAAGGACACGTTGAGCTTTGCAGATGTAAAGAAGCTATGCGATaaatttcatatttacGTATCGACAGGTCAATTGTTACAATTTTTCCAGTCAGCTGATATCAACCATAACGGATTATTAaattattttgaatttgaaaaattcatcaaaattttaaagaataGGAAAGAGGTAAATATGATTTGGTCTAAAATTACGAAACCTCCACACTCGCACTTatcatttgaaaatttttttgaatttttgattacAGAGCAACATGAGCAGCTCGATCGTGAAACCGCATGGTcttattttattaaataTAGAGAACCAACTCAGCTGACGATGGGGCAAGATGGTTTCaccaaatttttaaaagagCAACCGTATTTGGTGGACGTTAAAGAGGAATTATACTTGAAACCATTGAATCATTACTTTATCGCATCGTCACATAATACGTACCTATTGGGGAAACAGATTGCAGAAACACCGTCAGTCGAAGGATATATTCAAGTTCTGCAACAAGGCTGTAGGTGCGTAGAGATTGACATTTGGGATGGTGAAAATGGACCGGTGGTATGTCATGGATTTTTAACGTCTGCTATTCCTTTAAAAACTGTTATACGTgtgataaagaaatatgcTTTCATAACATCTCCATATCCTTTGATTATTTCTCTGGAAATAAATTGTAATAAGGATAATCAAAAATTGGCAAGCCTAATAATGAGAGAGGTTTTAGGAGAGCAGCTTTACTTTGCTGGGACAAAAACTGATAAACTACCATCACCCAGGGAATTAAAACATagaatattattaaaatCCAAGAAGACGAGCGAAGCAGTTGGAGGTGTTAGTGTTAGCGAGCCGTTCCCATCCTCCTTCAGTTCTTCTTACGAATCATCTAATGAACAGGAATTTAGAATGAAGGATGACTCTACGAACAGCAGTAGTACAACAAACTCTTCTAGTATGCAACGTATCAAAAGAATTGGATTGAAAAAGCACGTTGATATAATTAATGATGTTTCTAACATTTCTGGAATACATGGCATCAAATTCAGGAATTTCTCCTTACCAGAGTCTAAAACGATAGCACATTGTTTTTCATTGAATGAGCATAAAGTAGAATACATGATTAAGGACAAGTACTTAAAACTGTCGTTGGATAAACATAATAGAAGATATTTAATGAGAGTCTATCCTCACGCTTTGCGGTACAAGTCATCAAACTTCAACCCAATACCCTTTTGGAAGGTGGGAGTGCAGATGGTGGCCACAAATTGGCAAACGAATGATATTGGGCAACAACTTAATCTGGCTATGTTCCAAATACTAGATCACCAACCCGATGGAAGTTTTAAGTCCGGATACGTGCTCAAACCGAAAAGATTACTACCTGTAGTAACAAAGGCCAAAATGATTCCCTTGATTTACgaacattttgaaaagggtaGTGATCCAGTGACTGTTAAAATTAGAATTTTATCCACACAGTTATTGCCGAGGCTGAACGATACGTCGCCAAGTAGAAACAACACCAATTCTTTCGTTAAAATAGAGTTCCATACCGACGACGAGCCGATAACGCCCATCTCAATTGATAAAGGTTTAAGGATTTCTGCCACGGAAGCTTCCACTAAAAGTTCTCAAGGAAATGGATTCAACCCAACATGGGATGCCGAAGTTTCTATCACGTTGAAAGATACGGATCTGACATTTATAAAAATCATGGTTGTTTCTGAAGAGACCCCAATTGCATCTGTTTGCCTTAAGCTGAGCTATCTGAGGATGGGATATCGTCATATTCCGCTTTTTAATATGGAGGGGGAACaatatatattttgcactttatttattcataCACAAATTTTATAG
- the ACM1 gene encoding Acm1p (Pseudosubstrate inhibitor of the APC/C~similar to YPL267W) produces MISPSRKRTILYSKNINQKPRAVVKGNELRSPSKRRSQIDTDYALRRSPIKKVQIPKATQFMLYEETAEERDRTIHRHNNEVYSCKNSVCNENNPSQVKENLSPAKLHPDKTALIREGKRIALKDLSVEEFKGYIQDPLTDETIPLTLPLGNKKISLPSFITPPRNSKISVFFTSKHQGQNPETLISRSTDDVCENKVVRKLSFRICEDE; encoded by the coding sequence ATGATATCACCATCAAGAAAGAGAACTATTTTATACAGCAAGAACATCAACCAAAAACCACGAGCTGTAGTAAAAGGTAACGAACTTCGCTCACCATCGAAAAGAAGGTCACAAATAGACACTGATTATGCACTCAGACGAAGTCCAATAAAGAAAGTCCAAATCCCAAAAGCTACGCAATTCATGTTATATGAGGAAACGGCTGAAGAAAGAGACCGGACTATCCACAGACATAATAATGAGGTATACAGTTGCAAAAATTCAGTAtgtaatgaaaataatcCTTCACAAGTAAAGGAAAACCTTTCACCTGCTAAACTTCACCCTGATAAAACGGCACTTAtaagagaaggaaaaagaatcGCATTAAAGGATTTAAGCgttgaagaattcaaagGTTACATACAGGATCCTCTCACTGATGAGACTATACCACTGACGTTGCCATTGGgtaacaaaaaaatcagtCTACCTAGTTTTATAACACCGCCAAGAAATTCGAAGATATCTGTTTTCTTCACTAGTAAACACCAAGGACAGAACCCAGAGACTCTAATATCCCGTTCGACCGATGATGTCTGCGAAAACAAAGTAGTGAGGAAACTGTCCTTCCGCATCTGTGAAGATGAGTAA
- the DIM1 gene encoding putative dimethyladenosine transferase (Essential 18S rRNA dimethylase (dimethyladenosine transferase)~similar to YPL266W), protein MGKAAKKKYSGATSSKQVSAEKHLSSVFKFNTDLGQHILKNPLVAQGIVDKAQIRPSDVVLEVGPGTGNLTVRILEQAKNVVAVEMDPRMAAELTKRVRGTPVEKKLEIMLGDFMKTELPYFDICISNTPYQISSPLVFKLINQPRPPRVSILMFQREFALRLLARPGDSLYCRLSANVQMWANVTHIMKVGKNNFRPPPQVESSVVRLEIKNPRPQVDYNEWDGLLRIVFVRKNRTISAGFKSTTVMDILEKNYKTFLAMNNEMVDDTKGSMHDVVKEKIDTVLKETDLSDKRAGKCDQNDFLRLLYAFHQVGIHFS, encoded by the coding sequence ATGGGCAAGGctgcaaaaaagaagtacTCTGGAGCAACATCATCGAAGCAAGTCTCTGCAGAAAAGCATTTGAGTTCAGTATTTAAATTCAACACAGATCTGGGTCAgcatattttgaaaaacccTTTAGTGGCACAAGGTATTGTTGATAAGGCACAGATTAGACCCTCAGACGTTGTTTTGGAGGTTGGTCCTGGTACAGGTAACCTAACGGTAAGAATCCTCGAACAAGCGAAAAACGTAGTGGCAGTAGAAATGGATCCCAGGATGGCGGCAGAATTAACGAAGAGGGTGCGTGGCACACCTGTGGAGAAGAAGCTGGAAATTATGCTTGGAGATTTTATGAAGACTGAATTACCATACTTTGATATCTGCATTAGTAACACACCTTATCAGATCTCATCACCTTTGGTTTTCAAATTAATTAACCAACCAAGACCACCAAGAGTATCCATTCTCATGTTTCAAAGAGAGTTTGCTTTAAGATTATTGGCAAGACCGGGCGACTCACTATATTGTAGGTTATCCGCCAATGTACAAATGTGGGCTAATGTCACACATATCATGAAAGTTGGGAAGAACAACTTCAGACCGCCACCACAAGTGGAATCCAGCGTTGTTAGACTAGAGATCAAAAATCCAAGACCGCAAGTGGATTATAACGAATGGGATGGTTTATTGAGAATCGTATTTGTAAGGAAAAACAGAACGATTTCAGCTGGCTTCAAATCGACCACCGTGATGGACATTCTGGAGAAAAATTATAAGACATTCTTAGCAATGAACAATGAAATGGTGGATGATACAAAGGGCTCTATGCACGATGTAGTCAAGGAGAAGATTGACACCGTGCTGAAGGAGACAGATTTGAGCGATAAAAGAGCAGGTAAATGTGATCAAAATGATTTTTTAAGATTATTATATGCTTTCCACCAAGTTGgtattcatttttcatGA
- the DIP5 gene encoding dicarboxylic amino acid permease (Dicarboxylic amino acid permease~similar to YPL265W): MKMPLKKMFTSASPRNSSSLDSDHDAYYSKQNPDNFPVKEQEIYNIDLEENNVSSRSSTSTSPSARDDSFVVPDGKDENTRLRKELKARHISMIAIGGSLGTGLLIGTGTALLTGGPVAMLIAYAFVGLLVFYTMACLGEMASYIPLDGFTSYASRYVDPALGFAIGYTYLFKYFILPPNQLTAAALVIQYWISRDRVNPGVWITIFLVVIVAINVVGVKFFGEFEFWLSSFKVMVMLGLILLLFIIMLGGGPNHDRLGFRYWRDPGAFKEYSTAITGGKGKFVSFIAVFVYSLFSYTGIELTGIVCSEAENPRKSVPKAIKLTVYRIIVFYLCTVFLLGMCVAYNDPRLLSTKGKSMSAAASPFVVAIQNSGIKVLPHIFNACVLVFVFSACNSDLYVSSRNLYALAIDGKAPKIFAKTSRWGVPYNALILSVLFCCLAYMNVSSGSAKIFNYFVNVVSMFGILSWITILIVYIYFDKACRAQGIDKSKFAYVAPGQRYGAYFALFFCILIALIKNFTVFLGHKFDYKTFITGYIGLPVYVLSWAGYKLIYKTKVIKSTDVDLYTFKEIYDREEEEGRRKDQEKEERLKSNGKNMEWFYEKFLGNIF, translated from the coding sequence atgaagatgCCTCTAAAGAAGATGTTTACTAGCGCATCTCCTCGTaactcttcttctcttgaCAGCGACCATGATGCTTACTATTCCAAACAGAATCCCGATAATTTCCCTGTAAAGGAGCAAGAAATCTATAACATTGACCTCGAAGAAAACAATGTGTCCTCCCGTTCATCCACCTCTACATCACCTTCAGCAAGGGACGACTCTTTCGTGGTTCCAGATGGTAAAGATGAAAACACAAGGTTGAGGAAAGAGTTAAAGGCAAGACATATTTCTATGATCGCCATTGGTGGTTCATTAGGTACAGGCCTGCTTATAGGTACAGGTACAGCCTTATTGACCGGGGGTCCAGTTGCCATGTTAATTGCATATGCTTTTGTCGGCCTTTTAGTCTTTTACACCATGGCCTGTCTTGGTGAAATGGCTTCTTACATTCCATTGGATGGTTTTACAAGTTACGCCTCTCGTTATGTGGATCCTGCATTAGGTTTTGCTATTGGTTATACTtaccttttcaaatatttcatcTTACCTCCCAATCAACTTACTGCAGCTGCTTTGGTCATTCAATATTGGATTAGCAGAGACCGCGTTAACCCTGGTGTGTGGATTACTATATTCTTGGTTGTTATTGTCGCTATCAATGTCGTCGgtgtaaaattttttggggaatttgaattttggtTGTCCAGTTTCAAAGTCATGGTAATGCTGGGTCTAATCCTGTTACTATTTATCATTATGCTTGGTGGAGGTCCTAACCATGACCGTCTAGGGTTTAGATACTGGCGTGATCCTGGTGCATTCAAAGAATACTCGACGGCTATCACTGGTGGTAAGGGTAAATTTGTTTCGTTCATTGCGGTTTTCGTCTACAGTCTTTTCAGTTACACAGGTATTGAGTTGACAGGTATTGTTTGTTCTGAAGCAGAAAATCCAAGAAAGAGTGTTCCAAAAGCAATCAAATTGACAGTTTATCGTATCATTGTTTTCTACCTATGCACCGTTTTCCTTTTGGGTATGTGCGTTGCATACAATGATCCTCGTTTACTTTCTACAAAAGGCAAAAGTATGTCTGCAGCAGCTTCCCCATTCGTGGTTGCCATTCAAAACTCAGGTATCAAAGTCTTACCTCATATCTTCAATGCTTGTGTCCTAGTTTTCGTTTTCAGTGCTTGTAACTCGGATTTGTATGTTTCTTCCAGAAATTTATACGCGTTGGCTATTGATGGTAAGGCGCCAAAGATCTTCGCTAAGACAAGTAGATGGGGTGTTCCTTACAATGCCTTGATTCTCTCCGTGTTGTTTTGTTGCTTGGCGTACATGAATGTGTCTTCAGGATCAGCGAAGATTTTCAACTACTTTGTTAACGTTGTTTCAATGTTCGGTATCTTAAGTTGGATCACCATTTTAATTGTTTACATCTATTTTGATAAAGCTTGCCGTGCTCAAGGGATCGATAAATCAAAGTTTGCCTATGTCGCTCCTGGTCAACGTTATGGTGCTTATTTTGCTTTATTCTTTTGCATTTTGATCGCATTGATCAAAAACTTCACTGTCTTCCTTGGTCATAAATTTGATTATAAAACTTTTATCACTGGGTATATTGGCTTGCCTGTCTATGTCCTTTCTTGGGCTGGGTACAAATTGATATACAAAACCAAAGTGATTAAGTCAACTGACGTGGATCTATACACATTCAAGGAAATATACGatagagaagaagaagagggGAGAAGGAAAGAccaagaaaaggaagagcGTTTGAAAAGTAATGGTAAAAATATGGAGTGGTtctatgaaaaatttttgggaAATATC